The Arachis hypogaea cultivar Tifrunner chromosome 14, arahy.Tifrunner.gnm2.J5K5, whole genome shotgun sequence genome has a segment encoding these proteins:
- the LOC112742822 gene encoding uncharacterized protein: protein MLEFEVGEHVFLRVTPTTGIGRAIKTKKLNLRYIGPFEILRRFGPVAYQVALPPHLSNLHNVFHVSQLCKYTSDATHVLEPESVELKENLTFQVTPARIDDTSVKKLRGKNVPLVKVTWERAGVEEHTWELESEM from the coding sequence ATGTTAGAGTTTGAAGTGGGAGAGCACGTATTCCTTAGAGTTACACCGACAACTGGAATTGGAAGAGCAATCAAGACCAAGAAGTTGAATCTGAGGTATATAGGACCGTTTGAGATTTTAAGGCGATTCGGGCCGGTGGCATATCAAGTGGCCTTGCCACCTCACCTATCTAACCTACATAacgtattccacgtgtcacaactcTGTAAGTACACGTCGGATGCGACTCATGTGTTGGAGCCTGAATCGGTCGAGTTGAAAGAGAACTTGACTTTCCAAGTAACGCCAGCGAGAAtcgatgacactagtgtgaagaagCTGCGAGGAAAGAATGTTCCATTAGTTAAAGTTACTTGGGAGCGAGCAGGAgttgaagagcacacttgggaattggagtcTGAGATGTGA